The following coding sequences are from one Streptomyces sp. NBC_01294 window:
- the thrC gene encoding threonine synthase — translation MSSNRTHQWRGIIEEYRDRLPVTDSTPVVTLREGGTPLVPAQVLSERTGCEVHLKVEGANPTGSFKDRGMTMAITRAKEEGAKAVICASTGNTSASAAAYAVRAGMVCAVLVPRGKIALGKMGQALVHGAKILQVDGNFDDCLNLARALSDNYPVALVNSVNPVRIEGQKTAAFEIVDALGDAPDIHVLPVGNAGNITAYWRGFKEYKADGLASRTPRVWGFQASGSAPIVRGEVVKEPHTIATAIRIGNPASWDYALAARDESGGFIDEVTDRQILAAYRLLAAQEGVFVEPASAASVAGLLKAAELGLVDPGQTIVCTVTGNGLKDPDWAIAGAPQPVTVPVDAEAAAIRLGLV, via the coding sequence ATGAGCAGCAATCGCACCCACCAGTGGCGCGGCATCATCGAGGAGTACCGGGACCGCCTGCCGGTGACGGACTCCACTCCCGTGGTCACGCTCCGCGAGGGCGGCACTCCCCTCGTCCCCGCGCAGGTGCTCTCCGAGCGCACCGGCTGCGAGGTGCACCTCAAGGTCGAGGGGGCCAACCCCACCGGGTCCTTCAAGGACCGCGGCATGACCATGGCGATCACCAGGGCCAAGGAGGAGGGCGCGAAGGCGGTCATCTGCGCCTCCACCGGCAACACTTCGGCCTCCGCCGCCGCGTACGCGGTGCGCGCCGGGATGGTCTGCGCGGTGCTGGTGCCCCGCGGCAAGATCGCCCTCGGCAAGATGGGCCAGGCCCTCGTGCACGGCGCCAAGATCCTGCAGGTGGACGGCAACTTCGACGACTGCCTGAACCTGGCTCGCGCGCTCTCCGACAACTACCCGGTGGCGCTGGTCAATTCGGTCAATCCGGTGCGCATCGAGGGCCAGAAGACGGCCGCGTTCGAGATCGTCGACGCGCTCGGCGACGCACCCGACATCCACGTGCTGCCCGTCGGCAACGCCGGCAACATCACCGCGTACTGGAGGGGCTTCAAGGAGTACAAGGCCGACGGCCTGGCCTCCCGTACGCCCCGCGTGTGGGGTTTCCAGGCCTCCGGCTCCGCGCCCATCGTGCGCGGCGAGGTCGTCAAGGAGCCGCACACCATCGCCACGGCGATCCGGATCGGCAACCCGGCCTCCTGGGACTACGCGCTGGCCGCACGCGACGAGTCGGGCGGCTTCATCGACGAGGTGACGGACCGCCAGATCCTCGCCGCCTACCGGCTGTTGGCCGCTCAGGAGGGCGTCTTCGTCGAGCCCGCCTCGGCCGCGTCCGTGGCCGGTCTGCTCAAGGCCGCCGAGCTGGGCCTGGTCGACCCGGGCCAGACGATCGTGTGCACCGTCACCGGCAACGGCCTGAAGGACCCCGACTGGGCGATCGCCGGCGCACCGCAGCCGGTCACCGTTCCGGTGGACGCCGAAGCCGCGGCCATCCGCCTCGGCCTGGTCTGA
- a CDS encoding homoserine dehydrogenase encodes MMRTRPLKVALLGCGVVGSEVARIMTTHADDLTQRIGAPVELAGVAVRRPSKVREGIDPALITTDATALLKRGDIDIAIEVIGGIEPARALITTAFENGISVVSANKALLAQDGAALHAAAEQHGLDLYYEAAVAGAIPLVRPMRESLAGDKINRVMGIVNGTTNFILDKMDSTGAGYQEALDEATALGYAEADPTADVEGYDAAAKAAILAGIAFHTRVRLDDVYREGMTEVSAADFASAKRMGCTIKLLAILERAADGESVTARVHPAMIPLSHPLSSVREAYNAVFVEAEAAGRLMFYGPGAGGAPTASAVLGDLVAVARNKLAESTGPGESAYTQLPVSPMGDVVTRYHISLDVADKPGVLAQVATTFAEHGVSIDTVRQQGRPDGVGKEASLVVVTHRAPDAALSGTVEALRKLDTVHGVASIMRVEGE; translated from the coding sequence ATGATGCGTACGCGTCCGCTGAAGGTGGCGCTGCTGGGCTGTGGAGTGGTCGGCTCAGAAGTGGCTCGCATCATGACGACGCACGCCGACGACCTCACGCAGAGGATCGGCGCGCCCGTCGAGCTCGCCGGCGTGGCCGTGCGCCGCCCCTCCAAGGTGCGCGAGGGCATCGACCCGGCCCTGATCACCACTGATGCGACCGCCCTGCTCAAACGCGGCGACATCGACATCGCCATCGAGGTCATCGGCGGCATCGAGCCGGCCCGCGCCCTCATCACCACCGCCTTCGAGAACGGCATCTCCGTCGTCTCCGCGAACAAGGCGCTGCTCGCCCAGGACGGCGCCGCGCTGCACGCCGCCGCCGAGCAGCACGGGCTGGACCTCTACTACGAGGCCGCCGTCGCCGGCGCCATCCCGCTGGTCCGCCCGATGCGCGAGTCCCTCGCGGGCGACAAGATCAACCGGGTGATGGGCATCGTCAACGGCACGACGAACTTCATCCTCGACAAGATGGACTCCACCGGCGCCGGGTACCAGGAGGCGCTCGACGAGGCCACCGCCCTCGGGTACGCCGAGGCCGACCCGACCGCCGACGTCGAGGGCTACGACGCCGCCGCCAAGGCCGCGATCCTGGCCGGCATCGCCTTCCACACCCGCGTCCGCCTGGACGACGTGTACCGCGAGGGCATGACCGAGGTCAGCGCCGCCGACTTCGCCTCCGCCAAGCGGATGGGCTGCACCATCAAGCTCCTCGCCATCCTGGAGCGCGCCGCGGACGGCGAGTCCGTCACCGCCCGCGTGCACCCGGCGATGATCCCGCTCAGCCACCCGCTCTCCTCCGTCCGCGAGGCGTACAACGCCGTCTTCGTCGAGGCGGAGGCCGCCGGGCGGCTCATGTTCTACGGGCCCGGCGCGGGCGGCGCTCCGACCGCGTCCGCGGTCCTCGGCGACCTCGTCGCCGTCGCCCGCAACAAGCTCGCCGAGTCAACGGGGCCCGGTGAGTCGGCGTACACCCAGCTGCCGGTCAGCCCCATGGGCGACGTCGTCACCCGCTACCACATCAGCCTTGATGTGGCCGACAAGCCGGGCGTCCTCGCCCAGGTGGCGACGACCTTCGCGGAGCACGGGGTCTCGATCGACACCGTAAGGCAGCAAGGACGTCCTGACGGGGTCGGCAAAGAGGCCTCCCTCGTCGTCGTCACTCACCGCGCACCCGACGCCGCCCTCTCCGGGACCGTCGAGGCGCTGCGGAAGCTGGACACCGTCCACGGTGTCGCCAGCATCATGCGTGTTGAAGGGGAGTAA
- the lysA gene encoding diaminopimelate decarboxylase — MSRSAHPAGPRHADVLPEGHYSPPAADLNVLDEKVWARTVTRDSEGVVSVGGIEVTRLAEEFGTPAYFLDEEDFRARCRAWAHAFGKDADVFYAGKAFLSKAVVKWLKEEGLNVDVCSGGELGTALAAGMPADRIAFHGNNKSEGEIRRAIEAGVGRIVLDSFQEIARVAHIARELGVRQPVQIRVTVGVEAHTHEFIATAHEDQKFGIAVADGSAAEAVRRALGHDSLELLGVHSHIGSQIFDMAGFEVSAKRVVRLLAAVRDEHGVELPEIDLGGGLGIAYTSNDDPREPHEIAKALTEIVARECEGAGLRAPRISVEPGRAIVGPTAFTLYEVGTIKPLEGLRTYVSVDGGMSDNIRTALYDAEYSIALVSRTSDAEPMLVRVVGKHCESGDIVVKDAFLPADLAPGDLLAVPATGAYCRSMASNYNHALRPPVVAVRDGQARVIVRRETEEDLLRLDVG; from the coding sequence ATGAGCCGTTCCGCGCACCCCGCCGGACCCCGCCACGCCGACGTCCTGCCCGAGGGGCACTACTCCCCGCCGGCAGCCGACCTGAACGTCCTGGACGAGAAGGTCTGGGCCCGGACCGTCACGCGCGACAGTGAGGGCGTCGTGAGCGTGGGCGGCATCGAAGTCACCAGGCTCGCCGAGGAGTTCGGAACGCCCGCGTACTTCCTGGACGAAGAGGACTTCCGGGCGCGGTGCCGGGCCTGGGCGCACGCCTTCGGCAAGGACGCCGATGTCTTCTACGCCGGGAAGGCGTTCCTCTCCAAGGCCGTCGTGAAGTGGCTGAAGGAAGAGGGGCTGAACGTCGACGTGTGCTCCGGCGGGGAGCTGGGTACCGCCCTCGCCGCCGGGATGCCCGCCGACCGGATCGCATTCCACGGCAACAACAAGTCCGAAGGCGAGATCCGCAGGGCCATCGAGGCCGGGGTCGGGCGCATCGTGCTCGACTCGTTCCAGGAGATCGCCCGCGTCGCGCACATCGCCCGTGAGCTGGGCGTGCGCCAGCCCGTCCAGATCCGCGTGACGGTCGGGGTGGAGGCGCACACCCACGAGTTCATCGCCACCGCCCACGAGGACCAGAAGTTCGGGATCGCCGTCGCGGACGGGTCCGCCGCCGAGGCCGTGCGGCGCGCGCTCGGGCACGACTCGCTGGAGCTGCTCGGCGTCCACTCCCACATCGGCTCGCAGATCTTCGACATGGCCGGCTTCGAGGTCTCCGCCAAGCGCGTCGTGCGGCTGCTGGCCGCCGTGCGCGACGAGCACGGCGTCGAGCTGCCCGAGATCGACCTCGGCGGCGGCCTCGGCATCGCCTACACCTCGAACGACGACCCCCGCGAGCCGCACGAGATCGCCAAGGCGCTCACCGAGATCGTGGCCCGGGAGTGCGAGGGCGCCGGGCTGCGCGCCCCCCGGATCTCCGTCGAGCCCGGCCGCGCCATCGTCGGCCCGACGGCGTTCACGCTGTACGAGGTGGGGACGATCAAGCCGCTGGAGGGCCTGCGGACCTACGTGAGCGTGGACGGCGGGATGTCCGACAACATCCGGACGGCCCTGTACGACGCCGAGTACTCCATCGCGCTCGTCTCCCGCACGTCCGACGCCGAGCCCATGCTCGTGCGCGTCGTCGGCAAGCACTGCGAGAGCGGTGACATCGTCGTGAAGGACGCGTTCCTGCCCGCCGACCTGGCGCCCGGCGACCTGCTCGCCGTCCCCGCCACCGGCGCGTACTGCCGTTCCATGGCCAGCAACTACAACCACGCGCTCCGCCCGCCCGTCGTCGCCGTGCGTGACGGACAGGCCCGAGTGATCGTCCGCCGCGAGACGGAGGAAGATCTCCTGCGCCTCGACGTCGGATGA
- the nrtL gene encoding ArgS-related anticodon-binding protein NrtL, giving the protein MTPADLSRCVVRAVRCAVEDGELSGEGAVPQRVVVERTRPGGVGEYATPVAFQIAKSAGRRPAEVADVLARRLAGEPGIERVEITGAGFLNFVLDPASAVQIVCAVRAGRYPLRGLAADVAVSGELRARLVRQAVARIEAVQGLPSLPYIQNIAPVAQRDGDVVARYGAGAAAWAVLTVPARETPVFPDTLLLQGEASEFFRVRYAHDRACALVRNAARLGFHPEAGEVDAPALLRVLADHPLVLEAAAHHRAPERLVRHLVELADALLDFQYRVLPQGDEKPSAAHRARLALAEAAGTVLAGGLSLLGIDAPTRL; this is encoded by the coding sequence GTGACCCCCGCAGACCTCTCCCGTTGCGTCGTACGCGCCGTGCGCTGCGCCGTCGAGGACGGGGAACTGTCAGGGGAAGGGGCCGTGCCGCAGCGTGTCGTCGTCGAGCGGACGCGGCCCGGTGGCGTGGGGGAGTACGCCACCCCCGTCGCCTTCCAGATCGCGAAGAGTGCCGGACGGCGCCCGGCCGAGGTCGCCGACGTGCTGGCCCGCCGACTGGCCGGCGAGCCCGGGATCGAGCGCGTCGAGATCACCGGCGCCGGGTTTTTGAATTTTGTGTTGGACCCCGCATCTGCTGTGCAGATTGTTTGTGCCGTGCGGGCCGGCCGCTACCCGCTCCGCGGCCTCGCCGCCGACGTCGCGGTGTCCGGCGAGCTGCGCGCGCGCCTCGTGCGGCAGGCCGTTGCGCGGATCGAGGCCGTTCAGGGGCTTCCCTCCCTCCCGTACATCCAGAACATCGCGCCCGTCGCCCAGCGGGACGGTGACGTCGTGGCGCGCTACGGGGCCGGTGCCGCGGCCTGGGCCGTGCTCACCGTCCCCGCGCGCGAGACCCCCGTGTTCCCCGACACCCTGCTCCTGCAGGGCGAGGCCAGTGAGTTCTTCCGGGTGCGGTACGCCCATGACCGCGCCTGCGCCCTCGTACGCAATGCCGCGCGGCTGGGCTTTCACCCGGAAGCGGGCGAGGTCGACGCGCCCGCGCTGCTGCGGGTCCTCGCCGACCACCCCCTCGTTCTCGAAGCCGCCGCGCACCACCGTGCGCCCGAGCGGCTCGTCCGGCATCTCGTGGAGCTCGCCGACGCGCTCCTCGACTTCCAGTACCGCGTACTGCCCCAGGGGGACGAGAAACCCTCGGCCGCCCACCGTGCCCGGCTGGCTCTTGCCGAAGCCGCCGGGACGGTGCTGGCCGGCGGCCTGTCCCTGCTCGGCATAGACGCACCGACACGCCTGTGA
- a CDS encoding response regulator produces MGRPQGVEVAKTRTRGLGSTYSRVVPGVSGRVLVVDDNKVIRQLIKVNLELEGFEVVTANDGAECLDVVHRVAPDVITLDVVMPRLDGFGAAAQLRADPRTRDVPLAIVSACTQQEVEAGITAGVDAFLAKPFEPAELVRVVRRLVERKDRRDGRKGAPAGRGR; encoded by the coding sequence GTGGGTCGCCCGCAGGGGGTGGAAGTGGCAAAAACCCGGACGCGGGGGCTCGGCTCGACCTACTCTCGAGTTGTGCCAGGCGTCTCAGGCCGGGTGCTTGTTGTCGACGACAACAAGGTCATCCGGCAGCTGATCAAGGTCAATCTCGAGCTGGAGGGCTTCGAGGTCGTGACCGCGAACGATGGTGCCGAGTGTCTGGACGTCGTGCACCGTGTGGCTCCCGATGTGATCACCCTTGATGTGGTCATGCCCCGGCTGGACGGGTTCGGGGCCGCCGCGCAGTTGCGGGCCGATCCGCGGACCAGGGACGTGCCCCTGGCCATCGTCAGTGCCTGCACGCAGCAGGAGGTGGAGGCCGGGATCACGGCCGGGGTGGATGCCTTCCTCGCGAAGCCCTTCGAGCCCGCCGAGCTGGTACGGGTCGTGCGGCGGCTGGTCGAGCGCAAGGACCGGCGTGACGGGAGAAAAGGGGCGCCCGCCGGGAGGGGGAGGTGA